Part of the Acidobacteriota bacterium genome, ATGCCCTGGGTGACGGTATCGCTCATGTCCATCAGCGTTTATCACAGGCTCATGACAATTGTCATGGTGGATCGATGACAGAGCGCACTGTCGCGGCCCCCCGAGCGACGCCAAACTGCCAGGCGAAAGGAGAGAAGTCATGAGCTCGAATTCCAACTCACCGGTCGCCCACTTGCAGGGCGCCGTCAAGCAATACGGCCGCGTCACCGCCCTCGACGGTGTCGACTTCGCCACCCACGGCGGCGAGGTCGTCGCCCTGCTGGGGCCCAACGGCGCCGGCAAAACCACCCTCGTCGGACTCCTGCTCGGACTGCTGTCGCCGGACGCCGGCACCGCCGAGCTCTTCGGCCGGCGACCGAACAGCCTGGCGGCACGTCGCCGGGTCGGCGCCATGCTGCAAATTTCCGGCGTTCCCGAGACGCTGCGGGTCGAGGAGCACATCCGGCTGTTCTCGAGCTACTACCCGCGGCCTCTGCCGCTCACCGAAGTGCTCGCGCTGGCCGGCCTCGAAGAGCTCCGGCGGCGGCCCTTCGGCAAGCTCTCCGGCGGCGAGCGCCAGCGCCTGCTCTTCGCCCTCGCCATCTGCGGCAATCCCGACCTGCTCTTCCTCGACGAGCCGACGGTCGGCCTCGACGTCGCCAGCCGGCGGGCTCTCTGGGAGCGCATCGCGCAGTTCGCCCGCGAAGGCCGCTCGGTCATCCTGACCACCCACTACCTGGAGGAGGCGGACGCCCTCGCGGATCGCGTGCTGGTGCTCGATCGCGGCCGCATCCGGGCCGCCGGCACTTCCCAGGAGATCAAAGCCCAGGTGGGCGGCAAAACCATCCGCTGCCACACCCACCTCGACGACGGCACTCTGCGCGCGCTACCGGGAGTGCAGCGCCTGCAACGCACCGCCGAGCCCCACGACCCGCGGGTCGAGCTGACGGTGCAAAACGCCGAACAGACCCTCCGGGCTCTGCTCGAGCGGGATCCCGACCTCAGCCACCTCGAGGTCCGCAGCGCCGCCCTCGAAGACGCATTCCTGGCCCTTCTCGAGGGCCGTGAGGAGAAAGCCGCATGAGCCCCCTCGGCACCTATTTCCTGGAGTCCCGCTACGAGGTCGTCAAGACCTTCCGCATGCCGTCCTTCGTCATCCCCACGCTGACCTTCCCTTGGATGTTCTACATCCTCTTCGGCCTCGCCTTCAGCCCACCCGGAGGGCAAGGGCCGATGGCCACCTACCTGCTAGCGACCTACGGCGCATTCGGGGTCATCGGCGCCACCCTGTTTGCCTTTGGTGTCGGTCTGGCGAGCGAGCGGGCGCAAGGTTGGCTGCGCCTCAAGCGCGCCAGCCCGATGCCCGCCGGCGCCTACTTCCTGGCCAAGCTCGGCACCGCGGTGCTGTTCTCGCTGACCATCGTCGCCGGACTCGCCGCCCTCGCCACCTTCGTCGGCGAGGTCGAGCTCCCCGCTTCGGCGTGGCTCGAGCTGGTCGTCATCTTCCTCGCCGGCACCCTGCCCTTCGCCGCCCTCGGCCTCACCCTCGGCTACCTGTGCACCGCACATTCGGCGCCGGCGGTGATCAATTTGATCTACCTGCCGATGGCCTTCCTCTCCGGCCTGTGGATCCCGATCCACATCCTGCCCGGCTGGGTCCAGGCGGCGGCACCCTTCCTGCCGGCCTACTCTTTCGCCCAGCTCGCCCTCGGGGCGGTCGGTCTCGAAACTCAGCAATCGGTCGGGCGCAGCCTCGCCACACTATGCTTCTTTACACTGTTGCTGCTCGGCACGGCCTATCTCGCGTCGCGCCGCCCGAGAGGAAACAACCATGATTAAGCGCTGCCTCATCTCCCTCGCCCTTCTCACCTGCGGTTTCGCCCTGGCGGCCGACGAGCTACCCAGCGACGACTTCGTGATCCTCGACGTGCGCCTCTTCGATGGCGAGACGAGCCTCGAAAAGGCCACCGTCGTCGTGCGCGACGGCCGCATCGTGGCGGTTGGGGAGGCCCTGCCGTGGGCTGCCGAGCTGCCGGTGGTGAAAGGCGCCGGCCGCACCCTCCTACCGGGCCTGATCGACAGCCACACCCATTGCTGGGGCAACGCCCTCGAGCAAGCCTTGACCTTCGGCGTCACCACCGCCATCGACATGTTCACCAATGCCGATTGGGCCGCCGGGGTGCGTCGCCAGCAGTCCGAGAACGGCAATCCCGGCAAAGCGGACCTCTACTCCGCCAGCGTCCTGGTGACGGCGCCGGGCGGCCACGGCACCCAGTACGGCCTCGGCATTCCGACCCTCGAGGCGGGCGCCGATGTCGACGCCTTCGTCGCCGCCCGCCTCGCCGAAGGCTCCGACTTCATCAAGGTGGTTCACGAGGACGGCAAGGGTTGGGGCACCGAAACCCCGACCCTCGACATCGACACCATTCGGGCCGTCGCCGCGGCGGCCCACCGGCGGGAGCGCCTCGCCGTCGCCCACATCGGGACTCGCGAGGCCGCCCTCGAGGTGATGGCGACCGGAGTCGATGGCCTGGTTCACCTGTTCATCGATGCCGCGCCGGGCGACGATTTCGGCCGCCGAGCGGCAAAGCACGGCATCTTCGTCGTGCCCACCCTGGCGGTACTCGAGAACTTCCAGCGCAAGGGCGGTGAGACGGTGCTGCAGGATGAGCGGCTGTCCCCCTACCTCGACGGCGACCAGCGCGCCAGCCTGGCCCGCAGCTTCGGACCGCAGCGCAAGACCGACAACCGCTTCGAGCACGCCCTCGAGACCGTTCGGCTACTACGCCAGGCACAGGTTGCGGTGCTCGCGGGCACCGACGCCCCCAATCCGGGAACGGCCCACGGTGCCAGCATGCACCGCGAGCTCGAGCTGCTGGTCGAGGCCGGCCTGACGCCCGGCGAGGCCCTCGCCGCCGCCACCGCGGTACCGGCAGAGTCCTTTGGCCTGCAGGACCGCGGCCGCATCGAGGTCGGGCGCCGTGCCGATCTTCTGCTGGTCGAGGGCGACCCCCTCGACGACATCACCGCCAGCCGCGACATCGTCGCCGTCTGGAAGCTCGGGGTGGCCACCGAGCGGCGGCGGCAAGACGTCGAGAAGCCCAAGCATCCGGTGGTCTCCCAAAAACTGATCAGCGATTTCGACGCCGGCGAACTGAGCGCCGAGTTCGGATTCGGCTGGCAGCCGACCACCGACCAGATGGCCGGTGGAGCCTCCGAAACGAAGCTCGCCGTGATCACCGACGACGCACGCGGCGGCGTCCTCGAGATTCGCGGCGAGGTCAAGACCGGCTTTCCCTTTCCCTGGGCCGGTGCCATGTTCTTTCCCGCCGACCAGCCGATGGCGGCGGTCGACGTCTCGGCCAATCGCGCCGTGACGTTCATGGCCCGCGGTGATGGCGGAACCTACCGGCTGATGGTCTTCGCGCGCCGCCTCGGCCAGATTCCGGTGCAAACGACCTTCGTCGCCGACGACACCTGGGAGCGTCACAGCGTTGCTTTCGAATCCCTCGGTATCGATGGCTCCGACCTCCTCGGTATCGCTTTCGCCGGCGGCCCCGGCCTCGGCGAGTTCCGCTTCGAGATCGATCAGGTCGAGCTCGAGTAGACGATGGCCCTTCGCCTCCTGCCCCGCGATGCAGTCCACGGCTGGACCCCTTATGCCTGGCTCATCTACCTCGGCTTCTACTTGATGCACCCGGCCATCGGCCAGGCGGGCGCACTCGAATGGGGCCGCACCGCGGCCCTGACGGGGCTCTTCCTGGTGTTCTACTTTCGCGGCTACTGGGTCGACGAGGGCCAGGCCGTCGCTCCGGCCTTGGGCATTCTCGGCGTCGCTTTGCTGGCGGCGCCGGGCAACCCCGGGGCGGCCTGCTTTCCGATCTATGCCGCCGGCGCCTTCGGCCAGTCCCAGCGAGGCCGGGCCGCCCTGCGCTGGATCGCCGTCGTGCTGGTCACCGTCGTGCTGCAGAGCTGGTGGTTCGACCTGCCGATCCTCTACTGGGCCATCGCCTTGGCCTTCTCGACCCTGGTCGGCGGCATCTGCTTCCATTACGCCGAGCTGAGCCGCAATCGCCGCGCCCTCGAGGCCAGCCAGGAGGAGGTCGAGCGCCTCGCCACCCAGGCCGAGCGCGAGCGCATCGCCCGCGACCTGCACGATCTCCTCGGCCACACCCTGTCTTTGATCACCCTCAAGTCGGAGCTGGCGGCGCGGCTGGCGGCGAGCGATCCGGAACGGGCCGCCGGCGAGATGCGCCAGGTGGAAGAGATCTCCCGTCGCGCCCTGTCGGAGGTTCGCGCCGCGGTCACCGGCTACCGCCTCGGCAGCCTGGCGGAAGAGCTGGCGCGGGCCGACAGCACGCTGCGCGCCGCCGGCATCGAGCTGGTGCGCCAGGACCGCGCGGTGCAGCTCCCGGAGGAGCAGAGCCAGATCTTCTCCTTCGTGCTGCGCGAAGCGCTCACCAACGTTCTGCGCCACTCCCGGGCCACCACCTGCACCGTCGAGCTGCGCGGCGACGACCAGGGCTGGCTGCTGACGGTCAGCGACGACGGCATCGGCGGTGGGCGCGAAGGCTCCGGCCTGCGCGGCATGCGGGAACGACTGCAGGCCGCCGGTGGCAGCCTGGTGCGCTCCCTGGAGGGCGGTACCCGGCTGGTGGCTCGGCTGCCGGCGGAGCCGCGCGCAGCGCACGGAGAAGCTTCGTGATCCGAGTGCTCCT contains:
- a CDS encoding ABC transporter ATP-binding protein; protein product: MSSNSNSPVAHLQGAVKQYGRVTALDGVDFATHGGEVVALLGPNGAGKTTLVGLLLGLLSPDAGTAELFGRRPNSLAARRRVGAMLQISGVPETLRVEEHIRLFSSYYPRPLPLTEVLALAGLEELRRRPFGKLSGGERQRLLFALAICGNPDLLFLDEPTVGLDVASRRALWERIAQFAREGRSVILTTHYLEEADALADRVLVLDRGRIRAAGTSQEIKAQVGGKTIRCHTHLDDGTLRALPGVQRLQRTAEPHDPRVELTVQNAEQTLRALLERDPDLSHLEVRSAALEDAFLALLEGREEKAA
- a CDS encoding ABC transporter permease; the encoded protein is MSPLGTYFLESRYEVVKTFRMPSFVIPTLTFPWMFYILFGLAFSPPGGQGPMATYLLATYGAFGVIGATLFAFGVGLASERAQGWLRLKRASPMPAGAYFLAKLGTAVLFSLTIVAGLAALATFVGEVELPASAWLELVVIFLAGTLPFAALGLTLGYLCTAHSAPAVINLIYLPMAFLSGLWIPIHILPGWVQAAAPFLPAYSFAQLALGAVGLETQQSVGRSLATLCFFTLLLLGTAYLASRRPRGNNHD
- a CDS encoding amidohydrolase family protein, with product MIKRCLISLALLTCGFALAADELPSDDFVILDVRLFDGETSLEKATVVVRDGRIVAVGEALPWAAELPVVKGAGRTLLPGLIDSHTHCWGNALEQALTFGVTTAIDMFTNADWAAGVRRQQSENGNPGKADLYSASVLVTAPGGHGTQYGLGIPTLEAGADVDAFVAARLAEGSDFIKVVHEDGKGWGTETPTLDIDTIRAVAAAAHRRERLAVAHIGTREAALEVMATGVDGLVHLFIDAAPGDDFGRRAAKHGIFVVPTLAVLENFQRKGGETVLQDERLSPYLDGDQRASLARSFGPQRKTDNRFEHALETVRLLRQAQVAVLAGTDAPNPGTAHGASMHRELELLVEAGLTPGEALAAATAVPAESFGLQDRGRIEVGRRADLLLVEGDPLDDITASRDIVAVWKLGVATERRRQDVEKPKHPVVSQKLISDFDAGELSAEFGFGWQPTTDQMAGGASETKLAVITDDARGGVLEIRGEVKTGFPFPWAGAMFFPADQPMAAVDVSANRAVTFMARGDGGTYRLMVFARRLGQIPVQTTFVADDTWERHSVAFESLGIDGSDLLGIAFAGGPGLGEFRFEIDQVELE
- a CDS encoding sensor histidine kinase, which gives rise to MALRLLPRDAVHGWTPYAWLIYLGFYLMHPAIGQAGALEWGRTAALTGLFLVFYFRGYWVDEGQAVAPALGILGVALLAAPGNPGAACFPIYAAGAFGQSQRGRAALRWIAVVLVTVVLQSWWFDLPILYWAIALAFSTLVGGICFHYAELSRNRRALEASQEEVERLATQAERERIARDLHDLLGHTLSLITLKSELAARLAASDPERAAGEMRQVEEISRRALSEVRAAVTGYRLGSLAEELARADSTLRAAGIELVRQDRAVQLPEEQSQIFSFVLREALTNVLRHSRATTCTVELRGDDQGWLLTVSDDGIGGGREGSGLRGMRERLQAAGGSLVRSLEGGTRLVARLPAEPRAAHGEAS